Sequence from the Seonamhaeicola sp. ML3 genome:
TTTTTAGTGGTTTAAATAGTTTGTGTTTGAAAATGGTCATTATAGATTTTCGTTTATTATGGAACGTACTATATCTACAGCTACGTTATTGTATCTGTTGTTAGGTATGATTATATCGGCATATGCTTTCATAGGTTCTATAAACTGTTCATGCATGGGTTTCAAAGTGTTTTGATATCTGTTTAATACTTCGTTTAAATCCCTGCCTCGTTCGGCTATGTCGCGTTTTAAACGTCTTATTAAGCGTTCATCAGAATCGGCGTGTACAAATATTTTTATATCGAACATATCTCTTAATTCTGGATTGGTTAGAATTAAAATGCCCTCTACAATCATCACCTTCCTGGGGTGGGTCAAAATAGTATCACCTGTTCTGTTATGTTTTACAAAAGAATAAACAGGCTGGTGGATAGGAGCATTTTTTTTAAGAGCTTTTATGTGCTCTGTCAATAGATCAAAATCGATAGACCTAGGATGGTCAAAGTTGATGTTTGTTCGCTCCTCATAAGTTAAATGAGAGGTGTCTTTATAATAAGAATCTTGTGAGATTACACCAACTTCGCCTTCGGGTAATTCGTTTAAAATTTGATTTACAACCGTGGTTTTTCCGCATCCGGTTCCACCTGCTATTCCTATAGTTAGCATGAATTAATGGCTCTTGGTTAACATAACAAATTTAGGATTATTTATTCGATTTTGTTAGGATTAAACCAGTTTTGAAAGGAATTCTTTAATATAGATGGCGTTTTTTGACCTGCTATTGCATAGGTGCTTTACCAACCAATTCTTCTTACTTGACCTTCTTCTAAAATAATGTTTTTACCCTTTTTTGCTGTCTTAATCTTTACTTTTCCGTTCTTCTTGTAGGTGTTAATGTCTTTAGTTTCGCCAATTTTGAATTTGTTTACTATATATTTATCGCCCTCATAGGTTAGGGAAATAGAACTATTGGGTTCAACTTTAAGTAAACCATCTGAAGTTAAGACGTCTGAAGCGCTTACCGCAAATATTTTAGAAATCGTGGAATTACTAATATTAAAATTTAGTGAAGGTGTTCCTGAATTTCCCTTACCAATAATAACCTCTAGGTCTGCAATTTTAAGAGGTATGTTATTCGATGAATTAATAAACAACATCTTGTTGTTAGACATTTTTATGAAGCTGTCTGGAGATAATGAAAGCGAGTGGGGGCCAATGACAAAGGTCTTATTTTCTGCGAGTATAAAACTTATTATTTTACCGCTTGGAGAAAGGGTTAAATCAAAGTTATTAGGTTTATGGTTAGCCTTTACGACAATTTGGCCATAATTAGTAGTGTTGATTTTAGAATCGTCTTTAAGATTAAAGCCGGTTACAGTATAAGGGGAGAAAGCGATTAAAGCACCTTCTTTAATAGTAAGATTCCCGTAATCTGTTCTAAATGTTTGGTCTTTGGCAGAAATAGCACTAATCACATATTTCTTTTGATTATCAAAGTTTACGGAGCTATTACCTTTTAGTTGGATGGTTTGATTGCCTACGGTAATACTAGCGTCTTTTAATAAAGTACTTTTGAAATTTCCTTTCAATGTATCGTTTGGTACTTCTGCTATTTCTATGATACCTTTATGTTGTATTAGTTTTAACTCATTATTGTTGGGGATAATTTCTGTTTCGTTAGTTTTTAATGTTGGTTTTGGTTCAGGTATTTCTGTGTTTGTTGAAACAGTTGTGGTTGTAGTTGTCGTAGTTGTTGTTGTCGTTACTGTTGTAGAGCTATGTGGTAAATTAAAGTCTTTAACTTGGTGACTTAAAGTAGAGTTCCTATCCCCTAATATTCCAGAATACAAATATTGAGAGTCAACTCTTTTTTTTGCTCTATTATGTTCAACAAAATAGTTAGTCCATATGTGGTTTCCAAATGTAGTTCTATAAGAAACCAAGGCTTCAATAGGCTTGGATGGGTCTATTTTAGAGCCTAAAGGGATTTTCACGAAGAAGTCTCCTTTGCTTCCTGAGGTATGATTTATTTCTGTGGTATATTCGCTATCTTGGCGGTTTTTTAACCTAATTGAGAGGCCACCAACTTTTTTTATAAGTTCCTCATTCTCTTGGAGTTTATTAATAACGTAAGGCGGTAAGCCATTCCCTCCGTGTAAAATAAGTTTATAACTTGCTTTAGGGTTTTGCTTGCCTTCAACTTCAGAATATTGATCTAATATAATTGGGTCGGTAAGGTTTTCAGTTGTTCGTCTAATTATTGTCCAAATAGTATTGCCATATGTTGTAGAGGCAGATACCATTATAATTAAAGGTTTGTCAAGGGTAAAGTGCTCGCTTTTCTTCTTTACACTAAGTTGAAGATCTGCAGTGTTATAATGTTTCGTTTTAGGGTCGTAAATTACATTGTAAATGTTTCCAGAATAATATTTCCAGTTTTTTTCTCCTTCATTTTTGAGTTTTAGCGAGATGTTATTTAGGCCTTTATCGTTAGGTATTACATCATAAGGTAATAGTCTTTGTTCTACTTCAGGAGTAATTCCAGCAACAGGTATTAAAATGTGTTCTTGAGCTTTGACTAGATTAACTAGTGAAAAAGCAAGAAAGAGCAAAAAGTTGATTTTTTGATTCATGGATTTGGGGTTTAGGAGATTTTATATTTTGATTGATGATGTCTTAAAGCAAAGTTGATGCCAAAAGCTATTTTTTAATTGAGGCCACTTCTTCCTTTGTTATTTTTTTATCGTTTTTGTTGCCCCAAGAGTTGGTGATAAAGTTCATAACATCTGCAATTTCTTCATCGCTAAGCCCCATGGTAGACATGGCGCTGTTATAGGTTGTGCCATTAACAGTTATTTCGCCAGCAAGTCCATATTTAATAGCTTTGATGCTTGCTTCTCTTTTGTTTATCAGGTAATCTGATTTAGCTAGCGGGGGAAACGCATTTGGAATACCTTCTCCATTAGGCATATGGCAAGAAACACAAAAATCATTATAGACTTCTTTTCCTTTGTCAATACTTTCTTTTAAGCTGTTTTGTGCCGAGCCTAGCAAACCCAACATGCACATTAAAGTGAAAATTAAATAGGTTTTTTTCATGTAGTTTTATTTTTTTGGAACAATCTTAACAATACCCTTGTTTTCAATTCCCAAGTAGATGTAGCCGTCAGGTGCTTGGATTATATTCCTTACTCTGCCAATGTCTTCAAATAGTTTTTCGCGCTTAACTACTTGGTTGTTTTCTACAACAAGACGCTCAAGATATTTAAATTTTAACGAGCCCACAAGAATATTTTCTTTCCAGTTGGGATATTTATCCGAAGAAACTATAGCCATCCCGCTTGGTGCAATGGAAGGTGTCCAATGAAAAAAGGGTTGTTCCATACCTTCTTTTTCAGTAATATCGGTAAATGTGGTTCCGTTGTAGTTAATGCCATAAGATATTATGGGCCAGCCATAGTTTTTTCCTTTTGCAATAATATTAATTTCATCACCTCCTCTAGGACCGTGTTCGTTCACCCATATTTGTCCTGTAAATGGGTTTTTAGTCATCCCTTGAGGGTTTCTATGTCCGTAACTGAAGATGGCTTTTTTAGCATTTTTAGTGTTTACAAAGGGGTTATCTTTAGGAATACTGCCATCGTCATTTAACCTGTAAATTTTGCCACAATCTCTTGTAATATCTTGAGGGTTTACGTCTCTATTTCCGCGATCTCCAATAGAAAAGTATAAGTATCCTTCATTATCGAATTCAATTCTAGAGCCCCAATGTTGCCCTTTTTTGGTATTCGGCTCAGCTTTATATAGGACTTCTAAGTTTTTTAATGCTGTCCCAATTAATTTAGCTCGAACAAGCGCTGTATTTCCGCCATCGCCTTCTCCGGTAGCAGAAGCGAGGGTCATATATATCCATCCATTATTTTCATAATCAGGGTGTAGTTTTATATCCATAAACCCGCCTTGTCCGCGAACATAAACATCAGGGGTGTTACTTATAATGGTTTTTTTGCCGTTCTTGAAATGAATTAAATTTCCACTTTTTTCAGTAATTAATATGCTTTCGTCTGGTAAAAAAGCCATACCCCAAGGGATGCTTAAATCGGGGACGACGACTTCAGTACCGTAAAGCGTGTTTAGAGGAGATTCGGCTCCTATATCAGTTACAACTTGTTGTGCGCAAGCTGTAAGGCCTACGAATGCTATCAAAACTAAACTTATTTTTTTCATTCTCGATAGAGTTTAGATGCTTTATTGGAAAGCATATTTTAGATTAATGCCACAATAATAATTTATGGGATTTCCAGGGTAGTAATATCGTGGCTGTCTACCTCCAAAGCCTACTGCGTTTATTAAGACTTGCGAGGCATATTGTCTATCAAATATATTATTTAAACCAGTAAAAACGTTGATTTTTAGGTTTTTGTTAAGATTTTTCCTGAAGCCTATTCTATAATTCGTAATGTTATAGCTTTCGGAATAAAGACTATTACTATCTGTTATAGGGATTTGCCCAACATGTTGGAAATTAAGATTTCCATAAAACCCAAATTCGGAATTAAAATCTATTATGGCATTAAAAACTTCAGAGGGAACCCCAGTTAAATCGTTGTTAGAAAAGTTGTTTTCATTGTCAATAAATTCCTTGAACTTATAATTATTTAGCGAGAAATTTGTAGTTACGTTTAGGTTGAAATTTTGTGTAGAAATCAGGTTGTAGTTTAGGCTTGCTTCCAGTCCATCGTGTCTTGTTTTTCCGGCGTTAATTCCAATAAATTGGTCCTGAGAAGTTCTCCTAGACACCAAAAGGTTTTTAATGGCTAATCTGTAAATCGAAAAATTGAATTGTAAACGATTTTCAGCAAGGCTTCCTCGAGTTCCAATCTCAAAATCCCACCCCGTTTCAGGTTGTAAACTTGTGTTGATTTGTCCGTCTGGAAGTAGTGTTTCTTCAAGTGAAATAGGGGAGAAGCCATGACTGGTGTTTACAAAAGTGCTTATGTTTTTAGACAATTGATAGGAAACTCCAAGTTTTGGAGATAGGATATTTTTAAATTTGAAATTACCGGATTGGTCTTGATTTTCTTCTGAAACAGGAAAAAAATCCTTTAAGCGATAAGAGGTTTCATTTAAATTTAAACCAATAGAAAGCGTTGTTTTATCTGAGATTTCATGATTGGTCTCGAAAAAAACATTGTAATAACTTCTGCGTTCTTTAAAGTCTGAAAGTTGGTCACCTCCAATGCTTCCAGTTCCTGATGGAAAATCTTCATAAAGATTTTCAAAAGTTTTATGTTCATAGGTGTCCCTAAAAAGTTCACCTCCTAGAGTCCATTTTGTGAGTATTCCAAAAAGTTTGGTGTAGCCCAATAGTCTGCTTCTAAGGCCTGTGGCAAAAGTGTCTTCCTGTAGTATGTTAAAAGGTCTAGGTTCATAGGCATCCCTGAACGATGCGAAAACACTTGTTATATGTTTTGTTTCGTTGGGATATTTGTGGGTCCACGATATCCCAAAAACACCTCTGTTATAATCTTCGAACCCCATAGCGCGGTTCCACGTAAAGGCTGCAGACCGGGGGTTGTTTAAAAAATCTTCTTCATTAAGAGCACTGGGTATAAATGCCTTTAAATTTATGAGACTTGCTAAT
This genomic interval carries:
- the udk gene encoding uridine kinase — its product is MLTIGIAGGTGCGKTTVVNQILNELPEGEVGVISQDSYYKDTSHLTYEERTNINFDHPRSIDFDLLTEHIKALKKNAPIHQPVYSFVKHNRTGDTILTHPRKVMIVEGILILTNPELRDMFDIKIFVHADSDERLIRRLKRDIAERGRDLNEVLNRYQNTLKPMHEQFIEPMKAYADIIIPNNRYNNVAVDIVRSIINENL
- a CDS encoding cytochrome c codes for the protein MKKTYLIFTLMCMLGLLGSAQNSLKESIDKGKEVYNDFCVSCHMPNGEGIPNAFPPLAKSDYLINKREASIKAIKYGLAGEITVNGTTYNSAMSTMGLSDEEIADVMNFITNSWGNKNDKKITKEEVASIKK
- a CDS encoding PQQ-dependent sugar dehydrogenase, coding for MKKISLVLIAFVGLTACAQQVVTDIGAESPLNTLYGTEVVVPDLSIPWGMAFLPDESILITEKSGNLIHFKNGKKTIISNTPDVYVRGQGGFMDIKLHPDYENNGWIYMTLASATGEGDGGNTALVRAKLIGTALKNLEVLYKAEPNTKKGQHWGSRIEFDNEGYLYFSIGDRGNRDVNPQDITRDCGKIYRLNDDGSIPKDNPFVNTKNAKKAIFSYGHRNPQGMTKNPFTGQIWVNEHGPRGGDEINIIAKGKNYGWPIISYGINYNGTTFTDITEKEGMEQPFFHWTPSIAPSGMAIVSSDKYPNWKENILVGSLKFKYLERLVVENNQVVKREKLFEDIGRVRNIIQAPDGYIYLGIENKGIVKIVPKK
- a CDS encoding TonB-dependent receptor domain-containing protein; its protein translation is MNLKTIAFLLLNIKLCFGVQIQSITGKTIDLDNNADLGSVLITNTKTNTTTTSESNGFFLVKEPGIYSFKKNGYLEKQIELKADQNYIIQLSLNPSFLEEVIVEASHIPKTLKKATSSISLISKKNIELSNNINVVSALNRAPGVFMQTGALNTNRITIRGIGSRNLFGTSKIRAYLNDIPLTNGSGETNIEDLELGTISRLEIHKGAVSSIYGAGLGGTIELFPEKPKFEGTILSNEFTIGSFGLIKNLTNLNLSNQKIGFNAVYSNTQSNGYRDNNTYNRQTLTLSSNYFIDDNNQLFLLASLINLKAFIPSALNEEDFLNNPRSAAFTWNRAMGFEDYNRGVFGISWTHKYPNETKHITSVFASFRDAYEPRPFNILQEDTFATGLRSRLLGYTKLFGILTKWTLGGELFRDTYEHKTFENLYEDFPSGTGSIGGDQLSDFKERRSYYNVFFETNHEISDKTTLSIGLNLNETSYRLKDFFPVSEENQDQSGNFKFKNILSPKLGVSYQLSKNISTFVNTSHGFSPISLEETLLPDGQINTSLQPETGWDFEIGTRGSLAENRLQFNFSIYRLAIKNLLVSRRTSQDQFIGINAGKTRHDGLEASLNYNLISTQNFNLNVTTNFSLNNYKFKEFIDNENNFSNNDLTGVPSEVFNAIIDFNSEFGFYGNLNFQHVGQIPITDSNSLYSESYNITNYRIGFRKNLNKNLKINVFTGLNNIFDRQYASQVLINAVGFGGRQPRYYYPGNPINYYCGINLKYAFQ